One region of Candidatus Saccharibacteria bacterium genomic DNA includes:
- a CDS encoding ATP-binding protein produces MYITRHEQSRIEKVLHSGLVAILYGARQVGKTTLAKEIAKDYSNSLYLNCDDPNVVISLTNKSAVELKSYIGNADLVVIDEGQRVENIGITIKLLHDTYPEVDILVTGSSSLDLANKITEPLTGRSEEIILYPLSINEVSSNRVEMDANWRIMLDRGGYPAMWHLSARDAHARLSSIANNYVYRDAFGPQVMFDQTVINDLLRLLAYQIGQEVSYGELAAKLSVSKETVMRYIDLLEKAFIIFRRNQYRKNQRVEVGRLRKVYFADLGIRNAIIENFKPLETRDDIGALWENFCVIERLKYLQAEERRVRSYYWRNADQREIDIIEEENEEIRAYECKLNTKKPARVPLAFSKMYPSQIFDTINPDNFADKLISNHEATT; encoded by the coding sequence ATGTACATCACAAGACACGAACAATCACGAATAGAAAAAGTTCTACATAGTGGACTTGTTGCTATTTTATATGGTGCACGTCAAGTCGGCAAAACTACTTTAGCAAAAGAAATTGCTAAAGATTATTCAAATTCACTGTATCTTAACTGCGATGATCCAAACGTAGTGATTAGTCTTACGAACAAATCTGCAGTCGAGCTAAAATCATATATCGGCAACGCCGACCTAGTGGTGATTGACGAAGGTCAACGAGTTGAAAACATCGGCATAACCATTAAACTCCTCCATGATACCTACCCAGAAGTTGACATTTTAGTGACGGGATCTTCAAGCTTAGACTTAGCAAATAAAATAACAGAGCCACTTACTGGTCGGTCAGAAGAAATAATCCTCTATCCGCTAAGTATTAACGAAGTATCAAGCAATCGTGTTGAGATGGATGCAAACTGGCGCATTATGCTAGATAGGGGCGGATACCCTGCGATGTGGCATCTTTCAGCTCGAGATGCACACGCGCGATTGAGCAGCATTGCCAACAATTACGTATATCGCGATGCCTTTGGTCCCCAAGTTATGTTTGATCAGACCGTCATCAACGATTTGTTGCGTCTGCTAGCTTACCAGATTGGGCAAGAAGTCAGCTATGGCGAACTAGCAGCTAAATTGTCTGTGAGTAAAGAAACCGTGATGCGCTACATAGATTTACTGGAGAAAGCTTTTATCATCTTTCGCAGGAATCAGTACCGTAAGAATCAAAGAGTTGAGGTTGGTCGTTTACGAAAAGTCTACTTTGCCGACTTAGGCATCCGTAACGCAATAATTGAAAATTTTAAACCGCTCGAAACGAGAGATGATATTGGAGCTCTATGGGAGAACTTTTGCGTTATAGAGCGGCTTAAATATCTGCAGGCCGAAGAACGCAGGGTTCGGTCTTACTACTGGCGTAACGCTGATCAGCGAGAAATCGATATCATCGAAGAAGAGAATGAAGAGATACGAGCTTACGAATGCAAGCTTAATACTAAAAAACCCGCACGTGTCCCATTAGCTTTTAGCAAAATGTACCCTTCTCAAATATTTGATACGATTAATCCAGATAATTTTGCCGACAAACTCATCTCAAATCACGAGGCAACTACTTAA
- a CDS encoding glycosyltransferase, with the protein MKNRKQEFEPLVSLIIPAWNEEVGIINTVKSVISNTYPNIEIIVVNDGSTDTTHDIVTQFVKNFKRRKRNDKKKIVYHSKKNEGKGVALNHAIERTKGEIIITMDADSIADQFMVERIVGYFEDPSIDAAVGNVKVAGEFGFINLLQRLEYLFGFYHKQAHSLLGAEYIYGGACAAFRKETVFDKIGLFDTSSITEDIEMSMRTRANGHNAVYADDALCYTEGASTIMGLIKQRTRWKRGRFEAFGRYKKLFLSTKMHHNKWMTWFILPFALLAEIQLLFEPIGVTLLLIYSYITGDYSSLLLGALFMGIMYLVVGLMTEKAKNWWIVPLAPFTWMIFYILVWVEYMALLKSIASLIRAEGLTWQRWQRKGISTSSNSNGAKI; encoded by the coding sequence GTGAAGAATCGTAAACAAGAATTCGAACCCTTGGTATCTTTAATCATTCCTGCATGGAACGAAGAAGTCGGGATTATCAACACTGTGAAATCTGTTATTAGCAACACTTACCCCAACATAGAAATAATCGTTGTAAATGATGGGTCAACGGATACTACACACGATATAGTCACGCAGTTTGTTAAGAATTTTAAGAGACGAAAACGCAACGACAAGAAAAAAATCGTATACCACAGCAAGAAAAATGAGGGTAAAGGTGTCGCGCTAAACCACGCTATCGAACGAACTAAAGGTGAAATAATAATTACGATGGATGCTGATTCGATTGCAGATCAATTTATGGTTGAGCGGATCGTTGGATATTTTGAAGATCCATCAATAGACGCAGCTGTTGGCAATGTCAAAGTCGCCGGAGAATTTGGCTTCATAAACTTATTACAGAGACTAGAGTACTTGTTTGGTTTTTACCATAAACAAGCTCATTCCTTATTAGGCGCAGAGTACATATACGGTGGTGCCTGCGCAGCGTTTCGAAAGGAAACAGTCTTCGATAAAATCGGCCTTTTTGACACTTCAAGCATCACTGAAGATATAGAGATGTCCATGAGAACACGCGCTAACGGTCATAATGCGGTATACGCTGATGATGCTTTATGCTACACGGAAGGTGCGAGTACAATAATGGGTCTGATCAAGCAACGAACGCGCTGGAAAAGAGGGAGATTTGAGGCTTTTGGAAGGTATAAAAAGCTGTTTCTGTCTACAAAAATGCATCACAACAAATGGATGACGTGGTTTATTTTGCCTTTTGCACTACTAGCAGAGATACAACTCCTCTTTGAGCCAATAGGTGTCACTCTACTACTCATTTACAGTTACATCACTGGTGACTATAGCTCACTGCTTCTAGGCGCGTTATTCATGGGCATAATGTACTTGGTCGTTGGGCTGATGACAGAAAAAGCTAAGAACTGGTGGATTGTTCCTCTGGCACCATTTACTTGGATGATATTCTATATCCTAGTCTGGGTAGAATATATGGCTCTCCTCAAATCAATCGCGAGTCTCATAAGGGCGGAGGGTCTTACATGGCAACGCTGGCAAAGAAAAGGCATCAGTACTTCATCAAATAGCAACGGAGCGAAGATATGA
- a CDS encoding DDE-type integrase/transposase/recombinase, with amino-acid sequence MRTLTHYEVAWNMSRAGSTMEQITIVVSKDRATVYRWLAKIRQIGIREFHRRKAACKVRRPRAQTPEYVIQKIVDIRNEFGWCGAKIRKELKENHGISLALSTVYRYLHRRFTKAAISVQRYKKHKALVTAHAPREVVEHDTVDLGGGVYAYTAIDIFSKEPSVYIGNNLEMATGATAFTKHHQFYGRTLLHQSDGGSEFQTTFREAVEAVAEHRYSRPYKKNEQSHIENFNKSLRSECFPRGDYQQSDIPKLQKQADKYAEHYMNRRWHMGLPDLMTPAQFQRYYAESPETATLELAKVLRKSRLG; translated from the coding sequence ATGCGTACACTAACACACTACGAAGTAGCTTGGAATATGTCCCGAGCTGGTTCAACCATGGAACAAATAACAATCGTGGTCAGTAAGGACAGGGCTACCGTCTACCGCTGGCTGGCAAAGATTCGCCAGATTGGTATCCGTGAGTTCCACCGTCGCAAAGCAGCCTGCAAGGTGCGTCGCCCTAGGGCTCAGACTCCCGAATATGTCATCCAGAAGATTGTCGACATTCGTAACGAGTTTGGTTGGTGTGGAGCCAAGATACGTAAAGAGCTCAAAGAAAACCATGGTATTAGCCTAGCCCTCTCGACCGTATACCGGTACCTCCACAGACGTTTTACCAAAGCTGCTATTAGTGTGCAGCGCTACAAGAAGCACAAAGCCCTAGTGACGGCTCACGCACCGCGTGAGGTGGTCGAGCATGACACCGTCGATCTCGGTGGTGGCGTCTACGCCTACACCGCCATTGACATATTTTCCAAGGAGCCCAGCGTCTACATCGGTAATAACCTAGAGATGGCCACTGGTGCCACTGCCTTTACCAAGCACCACCAGTTCTATGGTCGCACCCTACTGCACCAGTCTGACGGCGGTAGCGAATTTCAGACGACCTTTCGTGAGGCCGTCGAGGCTGTCGCAGAACACCGCTACAGCCGACCCTACAAGAAAAACGAACAATCGCACATTGAGAACTTTAACAAATCACTGAGAAGCGAGTGTTTTCCTCGGGGTGACTACCAACAATCTGACATACCAAAGCTCCAGAAACAGGCCGACAAGTACGCCGAACATTACATGAACCGGCGCTGGCACATGGGCTTACCAGACCTCATGACCCCAGCCCAGTTTCAGCGCTACTACGCAGAAAGCCCAGAGACTGCTACACTGGAATTAGCGAAAGTATTACGAAAGTCGCGTTTGGGGTGA